In Corynebacterium aquilae DSM 44791, the genomic stretch GGTTACGGAGGATGCGTTTTGCCGATAAATAGGGGCGGAAAGTCCCTGTGTTTTCATCTCATGGAAGATACGCTTGATACCTTCGCCTAGTTCTCGAGTGATTCCCATGTCTGCACAGACGCGGGCGATTCGCGGGTTACGGGCATAGCGTGAAATCTGGAGGGGTTCGGTTGTATCAACCAGTCCGGGGAAGCGCCCAGGGGACGTGATCTCTACGCGATGTGGGAAAATTTCGAATCGAATATGGTCACCCGCTATGTTGTATGAGCGATGAACAACCGCATTAACTAATCCTTCTAGCCAGGCATCGCGTGGAATCATAGGTACCGGGTTGAATAGGCCACTTTGAGTGAGCTGCTGCCGGGCGGGGATGGATTGAGTAATTTTCGTAGCTGCCTGCATGATTTGTTGCGGCAAGGGACCTTCGATCCGAGTGTCCTCTAGCAGAGTCATTTGGGATCCAAGCCCACGTTCATCACTGTCATATTTGAGGATTCTGACGTAAGCGCTGGGAAAATCGCGTTGCGGGCGGTCATCGAAAAGTAACTCCGCAGCTACAGTCAGTCTGTCGTGACGGTCTATCAGATCCCTGGCGTACAGCATCTCTTTCACGCTTGAAGAACCAATCGACTGCTGATAGCTTTCCGTGAGTTCTGCTGCTAGGTCATTAATAGTCAGATCAACTGGCGTTGCTTCGAAAGTCTTACTACCTCGATCGTAGGCAAGCGCTTGCTGTTCTGCTAGTGATAGTTTGCGAGATTCATCGCCAATACGCAGGAAGCAGTCTCCCGATTTGCTGGTGTGAACTGTGTCACCAGGTTCGACTCGGATAATAAGCACCTGTTTACCATCGTCCTCGATGGTTGAAATCTGGGTACGCACCGGGGGGATAGTGAAGTCAATAGCGGCTTGGCGGATGGCATTGACCGATTTAGTTGGCACTCCATCGACTTGCCCATTGCTGAGCCCCACTGCCAGAATGCCTCCCTCAGCGTTAGCAAAGGCAATTAACGGTCGAGCGAGGTCTTTGGCTGCTATCCGCCCGGATTTTCGGTCAAACCATTGATCTTCCGCCCTGACCAGCAAATCTTTCAAGGCCCTCGAGTCCGGTTGGGCTAGCACTGCATGAACACTACGGAAACTCACGTATCTACTGTAACATTGTTCCAGTAGATTTCACTGTCTTATATAGATGCTTGTTGGCAGATATTGCCTAGTGGAGAGCTGGAGATATCCTCATTAAGCCGTGCATTACCATTGCTTTCGCGTGACTTTACTTGCGTTACCTTACCGTTCCCGACGCAGGGGCAGGCTGACAGGCGGAGCGAAGCTGCTGGAGCGTTTGGTTGAACACCTACTGCAACATTTTTTTTCAGTAGATGTTTCAGTAGGTAGATGTGGGGATGGGGGGCAGATATGGCAACCCCTGACGCCAAAATGCAGGCCATTGAGAGTGAGACCTTGGCAGATGCGTGGCTGGAATGACATGCTTGCCAAGTTTGACAAGGATCCATCCTGGATTTATTTTCCATCCGATAGCTAACAGAGGCCGAAAAAGCCTTAGCCACCATGCTCCATGCCAATGCCAAAGACCCCCTGATACTGGTGGAGCATGCACGTGCTGACCAATTCGATACCAGTGGGTTGGAAGCCGAAATTAAAATCGCCCGGGCCACTCTCAACGCGGCCAGCCAAGCACTAGCCAACCTAGGAGAAAAGGGAACGAACGCCGCCCTAGCGATGGGGTAATACGAGCAGAAGTATGGCGCCACACCCCACACTTATGACCAGACACAAGCCAAACACCCGCAACTCCAGGAACAGGTCAACGAGATCCGGCATCGAAGCGGGTTCCAGAAAAACTCGACTTTGCCCATCAATGGACGACAGGAGGCATTGAACTGCATACGCTAAACGAAGTGCGTGCCGATCATGTGAATGCCATGACGAAAGAAGGGTGGATGGCATTTTCCTGATTTTCTGCGTAGGCATAAATTCCTTCTACGCTGAATTTGGATGAATGCTTATAGAGCGGAAAGAGGATAAAAGACTGCGACGACGTTTTTCCACTACCGCATCCACTTCAGCCAAAACGGCCAGTTTGACTGAAAACGTCCAGATTCTCCCCACGCAGCACCCTAACCGTTTCGGCATATCCGTTTGGATGGAAAAGTATCTCGTGTCATGTAGCGCCACGATGGAATAAGGGTTGGGGCTAAAAAAGTCCACCCCGCCGGGAGCACGGCACACAATACAACTGGCACGCGCACATGGAAGACAAACCACGCAATCGCGGTGCAAAACCAACGAAAGAGTCTGCGCAAGGTAGCGCGATACCCTCCTGGACTGCAGGCCTAACGAGTTCGGCCCGAGTGGAAAAACGCGCCTATGGCGTTAAATGCTAAAGCCAGCACGCTGTATGCAACGCCATAGATCAGTGCGCTGGCGTTAAAAAAGACGATCATGGGCAATAGGAAGCACAGCACAGGGGCGAGGAGCCAGAGAAAATTAA encodes the following:
- a CDS encoding ATP-binding protein; its protein translation is MKDLLVRAEDQWFDRKSGRIAAKDLARPLIAFANAEGGILAVGLSNGQVDGVPTKSVNAIRQAAIDFTIPPVRTQISTIEDDGKQVLIIRVEPGDTVHTSKSGDCFLRIGDESRKLSLAEQQALAYDRGSKTFEATPVDLTINDLAAELTESYQQSIGSSSVKEMLYARDLIDRHDRLTVAAELLFDDRPQRDFPSAYVRILKYDSDERGLGSQMTLLEDTRIEGPLPQQIMQAATKITQSIPARQQLTQSGLFNPVPMIPRDAWLEGLVNAVVHRSYNIAGDHIRFEIFPHRVEITSPGRFPGLVDTTEPLQISRYARNPRIARVCADMGITRELGEGIKRIFHEMKTQGLSAPIYRQNASSVTLTLKATDAVDPELLAELPRNARIILDVLRLQDRPLSTGQVAELVGIARPTAKRALEALRKAELVRWRGKSDRDPRASWHLL